In Vigna unguiculata cultivar IT97K-499-35 chromosome 3, ASM411807v1, whole genome shotgun sequence, a single genomic region encodes these proteins:
- the LOC114174906 gene encoding PI-PLC X domain-containing protein At5g67130-like — MCSHSPNYRSKCRAPAPAIIFLICSLSFTNVNSQVSEACSAATDCGAGLFCGNCPALGLKQPICTRGQPTLPTPIVNGLPFNKYTWIVTHNSFSIVDAPPLPGVQRMTFYNQEDSVTNQLRNGVRGLMLDMYDFQNDIWLCHSFRGQCYNFTAFQPAVNTLKEVEAFLTENPTEIVTIIIEDYVHTPKGLTNLFTSAGLDKYWFPVSKMPKKGNDWPTVTEMVQANHRLVVFTSDASKEAGEGIAYEWRHMVENEPGDPGVEQGSCPHRKESKALNSRSQSLFLMNYFPTYPVEADSCKEHSAPLAEMVNTCYKAAGNLLPNFIAVNFYMRSDGGGVFDIVDKMNGQSLCGCSTIAACQAGAPFGSCKNISVPSTSPATNTAGSFTGSVQFSKSAASVHRPNCLFLVVFYFLQSLVAAVMTKHCV, encoded by the exons ATGTGCTCGCATTCCCCGAACTACCGTTCAAAATGCAGAGCTCCTGCACCTGCCATCATCTTCCTCATCTGTTCCCTCTCCTTCACTAACGTCAATTCCCAG GTTTCAGAAGCATGTTCGGCCGCTACGGATTGTGGGGCAGGTCTCTTCTGTGGAAATTGCCCCGCTTTGGGCTTGAAACAACCCATCTGCACCAGAGGCCAACCCACTCTTCCAACACCCATC GTCAATGGGTTGCCCTTCAACAAGTACACTTGGATTGTGACCCACAATTCCTTCAGCATCGTCGATGCACCGCCTCTGCCCGGTGTTCAGAGGATGACCTTTTACAATCAAGAAGACTCTGTCACTAACCAGTTGAGG AATGGAGTGAGGGGACTGATGTTGGATATGTACGACTTCCAGAACGATATCTGGCTCTGTCATTCATTTCGTGGGCAATGCTACAACTTCACTGCATTT CAACCAGCTGTCAATACTTTGAAAGAAGTGGAGGCGTTCTTGACAGAAAATCCAACTGAGATTGTTACCATCATAATTGAAGACTATGTGCACACTCCAAAGGGGTTGACTAATCTGTTCACAAGTGCTGGACTGGACAAATATTGGTTTCCAGTCTCCAAGATGCCGAAAAAGGGTAACGATTGGCCCACTGTGACGGAGATGGTTCAAGCAAATCACCGACTTGTTGTTTTCACTTCAGATGCTTCAAAGGAAGCAGGTGAAGGAATAGCTTACGAGTGGAGGCATATGGTCGAAAATGAGC CTGGAGATCCTGGAGTGGAACAGGGTTCTTGTCCACACAGAAAAGAATCAAAGGCATTAAATTCTAGAAGTCAATCACTTTTCCTGATGAATTACTTTCCAACCTATCCAGTTGAAGCTGACTCATGCAAAGAGCATTCAGCTCCACTTGCTGAGATGGTCAACACTTGTTACAAAGCTGCAGGGAATTTGCTCCCCAACTTTATAGCTGTTAATTTTTACATG AGGAGTGATGGAGGTGGTGTTTTTGATATTGTGGATAAAATGAATGGCCAATCATTGTGTGGATGTAGTACAATCGCAGCCTGCCAG GCCGGTGCACCCTTTGGATCTTGCAAGAATATTTCTGTTCCTAGTACAAGTCCGGCGACTAATACTGCTGGAAGCTTTACTGGATCTGTTCAGTTCTCTAAATCAGCTGCATCTGTCCATCGTCCAAATTGTTTATTTCTTGTCGTCTTTTACTTCCTACAAAGTCTTGTTGCAGCTGTGATGACTAAGCACTGTGTATGA
- the LOC114176017 gene encoding protein ENHANCED PSEUDOMONAS SUSCEPTIBILTY 1-like, which translates to MENVRVISTTTIKATVPNNANPHKLDLTPWDLQFLPTETIQKGLLFRNVKHTPFQIHHLQHSLSSTLAFFPLLAGRLAILRHHHTIVSSHIVCNNAGALFVHAAAPNTTVAHILQPKYVPLIVSSFFSINGVKNYEGTSQPLLAVQVTELVDGIFIALTVNHVVADGKSLWHFVNSWAEISRGSLQISKLPSLYRYFPDGIDHPIHFPFTEEEENQHSPNPKPLAPHERVFHFTKEKIAELKSKANAEANSDRISSLQALLTLVWRSVTRCKRVEPQENVHYVLFIGVWSRMDPPLAEGYFGNSVIATVVSMKAGKLLEGGLGKGALEMNKVISLHSGEKVKKHYECWVRRPRLLTLPSGVGGSNYLITSSSPRFKILDNDFGWGKAEAVRIGGGQHKRNGMITVFGGAEEGSIDIAASLPYLILEAMGNDAEFMDVVSN; encoded by the coding sequence ATGGAAAACGTTCGAGTCATCTCCACCACCACAATCAAAGCAACCGTTCCCAATAACGCTAACCCTCATAAACTCGATTTAACTCCCTGGGATCTCCAATTCCTCCCTACTGAAACCATCCAAAAAGGCCTTCTTTTTCGCAACGTAAAACACACCCCATTCCAAATCCACCACCTCCAACACTCCCTTTCCTCCACTCTAGCATTCTTTCCACTCCTCGCAGGTCGTCTCGCCATACTCCGACATCATCACACCATTGTCTCATCCCACATCGTATGCAACAACGCTGGAGCACTCTTTGTCCACGCGGCTGCACCCAACACCACCGTTGCTCACATCCTGCAACCAAAATACGTTCCTCTCATTGTTTCCTCCTTCTTCTCAATCAATGGAGTTAAAAACTACGAGGGCACGTCGCAGCCATTGCTGGCAGTGCAAGTGACGGAGCTAGTCGACGGCATCTTCATCGCCCTAACAGTGAACCACGTCGTTGCTGACGGCAAGTCTTTGTGGCATTTCGTGAATTCCTGGGCTGAAATCTCACGTGGCTCCCTTCAAATATCCAAACTCCCTTCTCTCTACCGTTACTTCCCCGATGGCATTGACCACCCCATACACTTTCCCTtcacagaggaagaagaaaaccaacactccccaaaccccaaaccacTAGCTCCACATGAGAGGGTATTCCATTTCACGAAGGAAAAAATCGCGGAACTCAAATCAAAAGCTAATGCAGAGGCCAACAGCGACAGAATATCTTCTCTGCAAGCGCTTCTAACTCTCGTTTGGCGTTCTGTGACACGTTGCAAGCGCGTGGAGCCGCAAGAAAACGTGCATTATGTGTTGTTCATTGGCGTTTGGTCGAGGATGGATCCACCACTGGCAGAGGGTTATTTTGGAAACTCAGTTATAGCCACTGTTGTGAGCATGAAAGCCGGGAAATTATTGGAGGGTGGGCTTGGAAAGGGGGCTTTAGAGATGAACAAGGTGATTTCTTTGCACTCTGGTGAGAAGGTAAAGAAGCACTATGAATGTTGGGTGAGAAGGCCAAGGCTTTTAACATTACCGAGTGGCGTGGGTGGTAGTAATTACTTGATCACTAGCAGTTCCCCAAGGTTTAAGATATTAGATAACGATTTTGGTTGGGGAAAGGCTGAAGCAGTTCGAATTGGAGGTGGACAACATAAACGTAACGGCATGATTACTGTGTTTGGCGGCGCTGAAGAAGGGTCCATTGACATTGCAGCGAGCCTTCCTTATTTGATTTTGGAAGCCATGGGAAATGACGCAGAGTTCATGGATGTTGTGTCCAACTAA
- the LOC114179485 gene encoding caffeoyl-CoA O-methyltransferase 5-like, which translates to MAVTQEQEQTLGHKDLAHKTLLQSDALYQYILDTSVHPREHESLKELRQMTKNHPWNLLAIPPDEGQFLSMLVKLMNAKNTMEIGVYTGYSLLSTALALPTDGKILALDVKREYYDMGLPFIEKAGVAHKIDFREGPALPFLDELLKDESKKGSLDFVFVDADKDNYLNYHKRVIELVKIGGLIGYDNTLWHGSVAAPPDAPMDDFVKTHRAHMIELNKYLAQDSRIEICQLPVGDGLTLCRRMI; encoded by the exons CTAGCTCACAAGACCCTCCTTCAGAGCGATGCACTCTACCAG TATATACTTGACACCAGTGTACACCCAAGAGAACATGAAAGCCTCAAGGAGCTCAGACAGATGACAAAAAACCACCCTTG GAACCTCCTGGCTATACCACCAGACGAAGGACAATTTCTGAGCATGCTTGTTAAGCTCATGAATGCCAagaacacaatggaaattggtGTATACACCGGTTACTCTCTTCTTTCCACTGCCCTGGCTCTTCCCACTGATGGAAAG attttggcTTTGGATGTGAAACGCGAATACTATGATATGGGTTTACCCTTCATTGAAAAAGCTGGTGTGGCTCACAAGATCGACTTCAGAGAAGGACCTGCTCTTCCTTTTCTTGACGAGCTGCTTAAAGAT GAAAGTAAGAAGGGAAGCTTGGATTTCGTTTTCGTGGACGCTGACAAGGATAACTACTTGAACTATCATAAGAGGGTGATTGAGCTAGTGAAGATCGGGGGGCTGATTGGGTACGACAACACCCTATGGCATGGATCTGTGGCTGCACCACCTGATGCACCTATGGATGATTTCGTCAAGACTCATCGCGCTCATATGATTGAGCTCAACAAGTATCTGGCTCAAGATTCTAGGATTGAGATTTGCCAGCTCCCTGTGGGTGATGGCCTTACCCTGTGCCGCCGCATGATCTGA
- the LOC114175486 gene encoding LOW QUALITY PROTEIN: uncharacterized acetyltransferase At3g50280-like (The sequence of the model RefSeq protein was modified relative to this genomic sequence to represent the inferred CDS: deleted 3 bases in 2 codons) — translation YGSCGSHHHHHNQIHLTAFDLPFLTVEPIQKGLLFRNPKTKVQINHLQHSLSSTLAFFPPITGCLVILQHHDNIVSTHIVCNNAGVLFVHAVSPNTTIAHILQPKYNPPIIRSFFPLNGVKNYEGTSQPLLAVQVTELLTAEANTDKISSLQALLTLLWRCVIRCRQVEPEEEVGYVLLVGVGPRMVPPLAEGYFGNSVMVASVVSMKAGELLEGGLGKGALEMNKMVALHSHERVKNYYESWVRNPRLFGSLFSGSLVTSSSPRFNLYGNDFGWGKPLAVRSGSANKIRGKISVFGGAEEGSIDIEVCLPFEILEAMGNHPDFMDAVSS, via the exons TATGGAAGCTGTGGAagtcatcaccaccaccacaatcaAATCCATTTAACTGCATTTGATCTTCCATTTCTCACAGTTGAACCCATCCAAAAAGGTCTTCTTTTTCGCAACCCAAAGACAAAAGTT CAAATAAATCATCTTCAACACTCACTTTCCTCCACTCTTGCCTTCTTTCCTCCCATCACTGGTTGTCTCGTCATACTCCAACATCACGACAACATTGTCTCAACCCACATCGTATGCAACAACGCTGGAGTCCTCTTCGTCCACGCCGTTTCACCCAACACCACTATCGCTCACATCCTTCAACCCAAATACAATCCTCCCATCATTCGCTCCTTCTTTCCACTCAACGGCGTTAAAAACTACGAGGGCACGTCACAGCCATTGCTGGCAGTGCAGGTGACGGAGCTACTT ACGGCAGAGGCCAACACAGACAAGATATCTTCTCTGCAAGCGCTTTTAACTCTACTTTGGCGCTGTGTGATTCGTTGCCGACAAGTGGAGCCTGAAGAAGAGGTGGGTTACGTACTTCTGGTTGGCGTTGGGCCGAGGATGGTTCCACCACTGGCAGAGGGTTATTTTGGAAACTCAGTTATGGTAGCTAGTGTTGTGAGCATGAAAGCCGGGGAACTATTGGAGGGTGGTCTTGGGAAGGGTGCTCTGGAGATGAACAAGATGGTTGCTTTGCACTCTCATGAGAGGGTAAAGAACTACTATGAGTCTTGGGTGAGAAATCCAAGGCTGTTTGGCTCGTTATTCAGTGGTTCACTGGTCACCAGCAGCTCTCCGAGGTTCAACCTTTACGGTAACGATTTTGGGTGGGGAAAGCCCTTGGCGGTAAGAAGTGGCAGCGCAAATAAGATTCGCGGAAAGATTAGTGTGTTTGGAGGCGCTGAAGAAGGTTCTATCGACATTGAAGTGTGCCTTCCTTTTGAGATTTTGGAGGCAATGGGAAATCACCCTGACTTCATGGACGCCGTTTCCAGCTAG
- the LOC114178220 gene encoding filament-like plant protein 7, producing the protein MDQKTWLWRKKSSEKTIIAADNTDLTSKENEEVQALVADKEELEKDLKRLNNKLDSALSDCNAKNELVKKQTKVAQEAMAGLKKAETEVLSMKQDLDEALQQRIVYEERVAHLDGALKECMQQLRFVREEQEQRIHDAVMKASREFEKERMVLEEQLSETSKRLAKAEIDNSHLNKSIFARENLIQELKRQLTQAEADHGALMSRLESMEKDNTSLTYEVRVLEKELEIRNEEREFSRRTAEASHKQQLESTKKIAKLELECQRLRLLVRKRLPGPAALAKMKNEVEMLGRDSFEIRRSKLSTNSLMVESSVDTSPETPIRRINTLTEQLCAVEEENKVLKESLNRKMNELQFSRVMLSRTASKLLHLESQTEELSKGLVSVEHHRSNLASQEFSVTSFSDAGSDDKASCAESWASALISELDHFRSGKQKEPLSCKSVGASDINLMDDFVEMEKLAVVSVEKATQSPSASLKAVTEINSFSETGTKESTSEEGKEIIPVPDHILSGTTETTSEVVGMEIIPVSDLISDLSKSNKNSCSIDIFKGIVPGWLQDVVKMVLEQNHVTHKGPDDILHDIRVALRHVNEFDLCDFDSSRGSVHIDTMNPPQCIHCISCSNTLVVNPSGGENNADILSIKRIEPHSQEDLSKSIGKIIEIVERILPAVDYDSSDSLQKGDRDILSYKNLGMPTGYMVRVFQWKTSELSKVIEQFLHVCYDLLGGKIDCGNFAKELTTSLDWIMNHCFSLQDVSSMRDAIKKQFDWDETRSEGETENELTSHLAEKDKLHLPRENLSSLPQVTTSCGHDLQKGEICYNEKEFTDIKDKLISAESQKEVLERKLQSATDRIESLMNQIQESEKTVDSLRLEIQSFKESNGKLENEIKDQKLISSNLDSQHTEAELKAAHNKVFALELELENKNSNCEELEAKCLELQLQLESMSKECSKHDIVDKDKPLRNDWEITAASEKLAECQETILNLGKQLKAMAAPKDASLFDSVVATQFNTVTDNAAATTVTTTNNVDPSPTHPKVIKVKTRSLLDQMLADDSKAQIPKASDGNSNLIIPGVIEPLEKILVLNGVKGHEDRSIDNSLAIVPAKKPGSGSLWRKLLRRKKRSASMKTSF; encoded by the exons ATGGATCAAAAAACGTGGCTTTGGAGAAAAAAATCCTCAGAAAAGACAATTATAGCAGCTGACAACACGGATCTCACTTCAAAAGAAAATGAGGAG gtaCAGGCACTTGTAGCTGATAAAGAAGAATTAGAGAAGGACTTGAAAAGATTAAATAACAAGCTTGATTCAGCACTTTCTGACTGTAATGCAAAAAATGAACtggtgaagaaacaaacaaaagttGCACAAGAAGCAATGGCAG GTTTGAAGAAGGCAGAAACTGAAGTGTTGTCTATGAAGCAAGATCTGGATGAAGCTTTGCAGCAGCGTATAGTTTATGAAGAGAGAGTAGCTCATTTGGATGGAGCTCTGAAGGAATGTATGCAGCAGTTACGATTTGTTCGAGAAGAACAAGAGCAAAGGATTCATGATGCTGTGATGAAGGCTTCAAGAGAATTTGAAAAGGAGCGCATGGTTTTGGAGGAGCAGTTATCCGAGACAAGTAAAAGGCTTGCAAAAGCTGAGATCGATAATTCTCATCTTAATAAATCCATATTTGCAAGAGAAAATTTGATTCAAGAACTGAAAAGACAATTGACTCAAGCTGAGGCAGACCATGGTGCACTCATGAGTAGATTAGAGTCCATGGAGAAAGATAATACCTCTCTGACATATGAGGTTCGTGTGCTTGAGAAGGAACTTGAGATCCGGAATGAGGAGAGGGAATTTAGTCGTCGGACAGCTGAGGCTTCTCATAAGCAGCAATTAGagagtacaaaaaaaattgccAAGTTAGAATTAGAATGTCAGAGGCTGCGCCTTCTGGTTCGGAAACGGTTACCAGGTCCTGCTGCCCTggcaaaaatgaaaaatgaggtTGAAATGTTGGGACGGGATTCATTTGAAATAAGGAGGAGCAAATTGAGCACAAACAGTTTGATGGTTGAATCTTCAGTTGACACTTCTCCTGAGACTCCCATTAGAAGAATCAATACTCTGACAGAGCAATTATGTGCtgtggaagaagaaaacaaggttttaaaagaatccctaaataGGAAAATGAATGAGCttcaattctcaagagtaatgcTTTCTCGCACAGCTTCCAAACTTTTGCATCTTGAATCGCAGACTGAAGAATTATCTAAAGGACTTGTAAGTGTGGAACATCATAGAAGTAACCTTGCATCACAGGAGTTCTCTGTTACATCATTCTCTGATGCTGGCAGTGATGACAAGGCTAGTTGTGCGGAGTCCTGGGCTTCTGCATTGATTTCAGAATTGGATCACTTTAGAAGTGGAAAGCAGAAGGAACCGTTGTCATGCAAAAGTGTCGGAGCTTCAGACATAAATCTTATGGATGACTTTGTTGAAATGGAAAAATTAGCAGTGGTCTCTGTTGAAAAAGCCACTCAAAGTCCATCCGCTTCTTTGAAAGCTGTTACTGAGATCAATAGCTTCTCAGAGACTGGGACAAAGGAGAGCACTTCTGAAGAAGGTAAGGAGATCATTCCAGTGCCTGATCACATTTTGTCTGGGACAACCGAGACCACCTCAGAAGTAGTAGGTATGGAGATCATTCCAGTGTCTGATCTCATTTCAGACCTCTCAAAGTCAAATAAGAACAGTTGCTCCATTGACATATTTAAGGGCATTGTTCCTGGTTGGCTTCAGGATGTAGTAAAAATGGTCCTGGAACAAAACCATGTTACTCACAAAGGCCCTGATGATATACTTCATGATATTAGAGTAGCTTTGAGGCATGTGAACGAATTCGATCTGTGTGACTTTGATTCAAGCAGAGGCTCGGTTCATATTGACACAATGAATCCTCCCCAATGTATTCATTGCATCTCTTGTTCCAATACTTTGGTGGTTAATCCATCCGGTGGTGAAAATAATGCTGACATCTTGTCAATAAAGAGAATCGAACCACATTCTCAGGAAGATCTGAGTAAATCAATTGGAAAGAtaattgaaattgttgaaagAATCCTGCCAGCTGTGGATTATGATAGTTCAGATTCCTTGCAGAAAGGAGACAGGGATATCCTTTCCTACAAGAATCTAGGAATGCCAACAGGCTACATGGTCCGTGTTTTCCAGTGGAAAACATCTGAACTCAGTAAAGTCATAGAGCAATTTCTACATGTGTGTTATGATTTACTCGGTGGCAAGATCGATTGTGGAAATTTTGCAAAAGAACTAACAACATCATTGGATTGGATCATGAACCACTGCTTTTCACTTCAGGATGTTTCTAGTATGAGGGATGCTATCAAGAAACAATTTGATTGGGATGAAACACGTAGTGAAGGTGAAACAGAGAATGAGCTGACAAGTCATTTGGCAGAGAAAGACAAGTTGCATCTTCCTAGAGAAAACTTGTCATCACTGCCTCAAGTGACTACTTCATGTGGTCATGATCTTCAGAAAGGAGAGATATGTTATAATGAGAAAGAATTTACAgatattaaagataaattaatcaGTGCTGAATCTCAAAAGGAAGTCTTGGAAAGGAAGCTTCAATCAGCTACCGATAGGATTGAATCCTTAATGAATCAAATCCAGGAATCAGAGAAAACTGTTGACAGCTTGAGATTGGAGATACAATCCTTTAAAGAATCCAATGGAAAACTTGAGAATGAAATAAAAGATCAGAAACTGATAAGTTCAAATCTTGATTCACAGCATACAGAAGCAGAATTAAAAGCGGCTCATAACAAGGTTTTTGCTTTAGAATTGGAACTGGAGAATAAGAACAGCAATTGTGAAGAATTAGAGGCCAAATGTCTTGAATTGCAGCTCCAGCTTGAAAG CATGTCAAAGGAGTGCTCAAAACATGATATTGTTGACAAAGATAAGCCACTGCGTAAT GATTGGGAGATAACAGCTGCTTCAGAAAAGCTGGCAGAGTGTCAAGAAACTATCCTTAATCTTGGAAAACAGTTGAAAGCAATGGCTGCACCAAAAGATGCATCCCTTTTTGACAGTGTTGTCGCAACCCAATTTAATACAGTTACTGATAATGCCGCCGCCACCACCGTCACCACCACAAATAATGTAGATCCAAGTCCTACTCATCCAAAGGTCATAAAAGTGAAAACTCGTTCTCTACTTGATCAGATGCTAGCTGATGATTCTAAAGCCCAGATTCCTAAAGCAAGTGATGGCAACTCCAACCTCATCATTCCTGGCGTTATAGAACCCCTAGAAAAGATTTTAGTTTTGAACGGTGTTAAAGGCCATGAAGACAGAAGTATTGATAATTCTTTGGCCATTGTACCTGCCAAGAAACCAGGAAGTGGAAGCTTGTGGAGGAAGTTATTgaggagaaagaagagaagTGCCAGCATGAAAACATCGTTCTAG